The Solidesulfovibrio sp. sequence CGTGACGGGGCTGGCGCCATGGAGCATGACGCAGCGGCGCGCCCTGGCCGATGCGGGAAGCCTGCCGGTCGCCGCCATCCAGGCCGTGCTCGACGCGGCCGTGTCCGACGACGGCCTGCCCGGCCTGGTCTTCGGGGCGCTCACCCCGCGCGGCGACTTCCTGGGCGCGGCCGGCAAGGCCGACCTGGCCGCCCCCCGGGCCATGGACCCGGGGGACCAGATACGCCTGGCCAGCGTCACCAAGAACCTGACCGCGGCGCTGATCCTGCGCCTGTGCGAGGAAGGCCTGCTGTCCACCGGGGACATCCTGGCCGAGCTTTTGCCGGACTGCGGCGTGCCCAACGCCGCGGCCATCACCGTGGCCCAGCTGCTCAACCACACCGCCGGCGTCTTTGACCACGAGGAATCCACGGACCTCGACATCCTCTCCCCGGCCAACTTCACCAAGGACTGGACCGCGGCCGAGATCCTGGCCATCTCCAACGCCCACGGCCCGGCCTTCGCGCCCGGCGCCCAGTGGGGCTATTCCAACACCGGCTATTTCCTGCTCGGCCTGATCGCGGAAAAGCGCACCGGCCAGGCCTTCGAGACGGCCATCGCCCAGCGCTTCCTCACGCCGCTGGGGCTCGCCCGCACGGCCGTCACCCGCGCCGGCGCCCTGGCCGCGCCCCTGACCGGCGGCTACTGCCTGGTGGCGGACGGGGATTTCCGGGTCATGACCGAGTGGAACATGTCCTGGGACTGGACGGCCGGGTCAGGGGTGTCCACGGCGGCGGAGATGCTCGCCTGGGGGCGGGCGCTTTTCACCGGAAAACTGCTTTCGGCCGCCTCGCTGGCGGTCATGACCAGGCCCACGGGCAAGGCCGCCGACATCATCCCCGGCCAGGTCGGCTACGGCTGCGGCACGGAAGTCTGGACCGCGGACGAGTTCTTCGGCCAGCCCTGCTGGTCCCACGGCGGCGGCAACGGCGGCACCCGGACCTTCCTGCTGCACTATCCCCAAGCCCGGCGCACCCTGTTCGTCGGGGCCAACCGCTTCGACTACGCCCCGACGGGCGTCGACGCCACGGCCCTGGTCAAAAACGTCCTCAAGGCCCTCGTGCCGTACCTGGATTTCCCGGCCCCGACCGCCGTGCCGGCGATCAACGGCCTGTTGCTCGACGCGTAAGCCACCGCCGGCCCCGCCTTCCCGTGCCGGGCCGGACGGTCTCCCGGTGTCTGCGGGACAGGTCCCGGCAGGCGCATCCGAACCAACCGAAGGAGGGAGGCGACATGGTGTTTCGCAATCAATCCCCCCGCGCCGGTGCCTGGTGGCTCGGCCTCGTCCTGTTCGTCTGCCTCGCGGCCCCCGGCCCGGCCCGGGCCGATTGGCTCAGCCAACTCGTCGCCGACGCCGAGGCCTGGCGGCAGGCCGCCCAGATCCCCGGCATGGCCATGGCCGTGGTCGTCGACGACCAGGTGGTCTACGCCGGCGGCTTCGGCAACGTCAGCCAGGAAGTCGGCGCGGCGGCCGTGGATGCCAACACCGTTTTCGAGATCGGCTCCTGCTCCAAAGCCTTCGCCGCCGCCCTCCTGGCCGTCCAGGTCGACAAGGGCAGGCTGGCCTGGGCCGACCTGGCCCAAAGCCGGTTGCCGTCCTTTGCCATGTACGACGCCTGGGTATCGGGCCAGTTCCAGGTGCAGGACCTGCTCGTCCACCACTCCGGATTGGCCATGCAGTCCCTGCTCGGCATGATGGTGCTCAACTACCCCCCGCAGCGCATCGTGCCGGCCCTGCGCTACGAAAAGCCCGTCACGAGCTTCCGCACCAGCTTCGCCTACCAGAACGCCATGTACATGGCCGCTTCGCTGCTGGCCGAGCCCCTCACCGGCCAAAGCTGGGGCGAAGCCCTGCGGGAGACCTTCTTCACGCCCCTTGGCATGTCGCGGACCGTCACCAGCCAGGCCGCCAAGAACGCCTTGCAAAACGTGGCCCTGGGCCACATGATCCTGGCCGACGGCGGGCTTTGGACCATTCCCGGCGACTGGTCGGGCAATGTGATGTCCGACTACGCCCTCGGCGCCGGGGCCATCCGCTCGAGCGTCAACGACATCGCCAACTGGCTGCGGCTCCAGCTGTCCCTGGGCAGTTTCGGCGGCACGCAACTCGTATCCACGGCGCAAATGCGCTTCCTGCAGGCCCCCCTGGCCCTGGTGGTGGACTATGCCCAGGGGCAGGACATCGACTACTGGGGGCCGGTCTCCTACGGCGGCGGCTGGATGTATTTCGGCTTTTCGCCCCAGCCCTTCCTGCAGCACGGCGGGGCGGTGCAGGGCTTCAAGGCGAGCATGGGGCTCATTCCCGCAAGCAAGGCCGGCATCGTGGTGCTCACCAACATCGGCGGCAACTTCACCGGCGTGCAATCCCTCAACGCCCGCTCGACCACGGCCGACAAGATCGTCTTCCACTTCTACGACCTGTACATGAACCGCGCTGTCACGGCCGGGCAGCTCGAGGAAAACATGGCCCGTCTGGCCGCCCTCCAGGCCGAGGCGCCATCGGCCCAGGCCGCCCCGGCCGGCGCGGCCAGGGCCGCCCCCCCCTTGGAGCAATACTGCGGCACCTACGTCCACCCGGCCTACGGCTCCTTCACCGTCAGCCTGGCTGGCGGCGGCCTGCGCATCGCCCTGGGGCCGGACGGCTACACCACCGCCCTCCTCGCCGGCGACAGCGGGTTTTACGCCTATCCCAGGGACTACCCCACGGCCGCCAACCTGACCCTCCCCTTCACCTTCGCCTTCCCCGAATCCGGGCCGGCGACCATGACGCTCGGCGCGGTCATGGGCTTCCCCCAGGGCGCGGTCTTCACCCGCATCGGGCCCGTGGCGCCGGTGGGGCTTTTGCTCGGCGATTCCTGAACCCGAGGCTTACGAGGCCGCGGCCGCAGCCCGCTTGGCCCGGCGCCGGTTGCGCCGGGAGGCGCCCCACAGGCGCAGGCGGTCGAGGTAGAGGTAGATCACGGGTGTGGTGTAGAGCGTCATGGCTTGGCTGACGAGCAGCCCGCCGCAGATGGCGATGCCCAGCGGCCGGCGCAGCTCGGCGCCCTCGCCGTGGCCCAGGGCCAACGGCAGCGCGCCGAGAAAGGCGGCCAGCGTGGTCATCATGATGGGCCGGAAGCGCTTGAGGCAGGCCTCGTGGATGGCCTCGCCCGGGCCAA is a genomic window containing:
- a CDS encoding serine hydrolase domain-containing protein — protein: MNRRQFLAAAAVTGLAPWSMTQRRALADAGSLPVAAIQAVLDAAVSDDGLPGLVFGALTPRGDFLGAAGKADLAAPRAMDPGDQIRLASVTKNLTAALILRLCEEGLLSTGDILAELLPDCGVPNAAAITVAQLLNHTAGVFDHEESTDLDILSPANFTKDWTAAEILAISNAHGPAFAPGAQWGYSNTGYFLLGLIAEKRTGQAFETAIAQRFLTPLGLARTAVTRAGALAAPLTGGYCLVADGDFRVMTEWNMSWDWTAGSGVSTAAEMLAWGRALFTGKLLSAASLAVMTRPTGKAADIIPGQVGYGCGTEVWTADEFFGQPCWSHGGGNGGTRTFLLHYPQARRTLFVGANRFDYAPTGVDATALVKNVLKALVPYLDFPAPTAVPAINGLLLDA
- a CDS encoding serine hydrolase, encoding MVFRNQSPRAGAWWLGLVLFVCLAAPGPARADWLSQLVADAEAWRQAAQIPGMAMAVVVDDQVVYAGGFGNVSQEVGAAAVDANTVFEIGSCSKAFAAALLAVQVDKGRLAWADLAQSRLPSFAMYDAWVSGQFQVQDLLVHHSGLAMQSLLGMMVLNYPPQRIVPALRYEKPVTSFRTSFAYQNAMYMAASLLAEPLTGQSWGEALRETFFTPLGMSRTVTSQAAKNALQNVALGHMILADGGLWTIPGDWSGNVMSDYALGAGAIRSSVNDIANWLRLQLSLGSFGGTQLVSTAQMRFLQAPLALVVDYAQGQDIDYWGPVSYGGGWMYFGFSPQPFLQHGGAVQGFKASMGLIPASKAGIVVLTNIGGNFTGVQSLNARSTTADKIVFHFYDLYMNRAVTAGQLEENMARLAALQAEAPSAQAAPAGAARAAPPLEQYCGTYVHPAYGSFTVSLAGGGLRIALGPDGYTTALLAGDSGFYAYPRDYPTAANLTLPFTFAFPESGPATMTLGAVMGFPQGAVFTRIGPVAPVGLLLGDS